The Anoplopoma fimbria isolate UVic2021 breed Golden Eagle Sablefish chromosome 9, Afim_UVic_2022, whole genome shotgun sequence genome contains the following window.
GATGGAGGGTCCCAGGAGAGCGATGGTGGCGGCGGCGGAGGCAGCGGTGGCCTTTGGGTGACGTCCCTGCTCGGCGCCACGCTGATGATCATGTGCGCCATGGGTGTGGTGGGCAACACGTACACGCTCATCATCACCCGCTCGGCCGCTTTGCGCCGGACGGGTTCCATGTACGTCTACATCATCAACTTGGCTCTGGCAGACCTGCTCTACCTCTCCACCATCCCCTTCGTGGTCTGCACCTACTTCGCCCACGACTGGCTGTTCGGCGAGGCCGGCTGTCGCATCCTGCTGAGCCTCGACCTCCTCACCATGCATGCCAGCGTCTTCATCTTGGTGGCCATGAGCCTGGAGCGCTACCGAGCCGTGGCGAAGCCCTTCAGCGCACACAGGTCCTCGTCCCGTAAACGTAGGCTAGCCGCATGGATTATCTGGGGGTTGTCTTTCGTGCTAACGCTTCCCATGATGGTGATGATCCGACTCCGGGAGGGCAAAATAACGGCGGCTGGTTTGGTGAAGAGGATCTGCTTCCCTACCTGGACCCCTGAGGCCTTCAAGGCTTATATAACCGCCCTGTTTCTAACAAGCGTTCTAGTTCCTGGATTGATAATCGTTGGGTTGTATGTTGGGCTAGCTAGCCGCTACTGGGCAGTGCAGGCTAGTTTCGGAGGCAGCAGCCAGTCCACCCGGAGGAGAGGACTCAAACAGAAAGTTGTGTCGATGATCTTTAGCATTGTAGTGGCCTACTGGGTTTGTTTCTTGCCCTTCTGGGGATGGCAGCTAGCCAAACTGTTCTCTCCAGAGTCCCTCAGATCTTTGTCCCCGGCGGCTCATAATTACGTGAATTTCTTTGTCACGTGTCTGACCTACGGGAACAGCTGCATCAATCCGTTCCTTTACACTCTTCTGACCCGGAACTATAAAGATTACCTGGCCCAGAAGGGTCAGTCCGTGGGTTCAAGCAGGGCCGACCCCGTGTCAGCTGTGACGACGCCACTGCAGGAACTCTAGTGGATCAATAACTGATCGATGATCGTAGACTCGAACGTCTAAACGATTGACTGCTCATCAGCCTGAGAGAGGACATTTCTTTTGTAGTAATTGTGTACAAAAGTGGAAAATGATTTGTGAGACACTTGTAATCTGACGTAGATCTTTGTACAAACTTTGTTAATGCTGCAAACATATTCGGTGTGATGCTCCACGTTTCCAGTTCTGTTTAATCAGAGCTGTTAAGGATTGAGAGAAACTCAGCACAGCAGGTGGATGTTTGCTAACATGAAAGTCTGACTGTAAGTCTTCTGGTTGGAGGGCAAACAGTGCAAATGCCACAGTATTTGATTTGTGTTCTGTATTGTAATCCAACACTTATCCCCACATGCACAGTACAAATGCCTGTCTAACAATCTACAATTCTGCCTTCTTGACATTCATGATTTCCTTCTGACAAACATTTGATAGTATCTTTAAGCTACTGATATTTGGGTTCAAATGTGAGTTGTTTTCCAATTGAAAAAGGTTTCAATCAACTCATGACAAGATTTCATAACAGCACTTTGTGTACTTTGCAATTGTTCTGAACATTCTGATaattttaacaaattaaatgttacGAACTGCTTTTCCTTCACTCGTCTATTTGACATCCACCTGTCacccacacataaacacacacatgtaaaggATATTTCATCTACTCTTTGGGAATGTGGTTGCACCGTGCCACATTCCTCATCCTCGAGCCACGGCGTCTTTGAGTCCTCCTGCAAATTGTCCCCTTGAGATTGGACATCTCACCTCTGTCATATACAGTTTGTCCTTTTGCATGATCCTGTTTTATCCTCTATAATCAGCCCTTTACTCTCAGGTCAGTCGCCACAGTATATTGGCCACAATCACGAACAATTAACAGTTCAGTTCCAATTTTCCCTTCTTTAAATTTGTTCCCATCTTTTCAATATGGCCCATGTCTAATACCAATTTAACCATGTCACCTTTTGGTACAAagttgcatttaaaaatgaattaacgTTAACTATTTATTAAGTCATCACTTATATGGTCATCATGCAGCTGACAAAATATCCCCATAAAATTTCCCAAatttattaattacattaagacaattacttttttgttttacaagttatctgaaatgttatgttcaaatatgcaaatgaggcattatattgagaaagtagtaaaataaacacctaaatgtttttttttttatgttttctagtctgaaaaaagacattttatagaAGCAAAATAGACCAAACTCTCAAGTGCATGAAATAACGCTGTTTTTGCCTGCAGCGTCTCGCTTTAAATTTATCTAAACAACATCTCTGTTTAGTTGCAATGTGATCCAAAACTTCCCTGTCCTCTCTGAATACCTCCACTAAAGGTGTCAAAATTCTTTTCTCATGAATTCTTTGACATGAATGCTCAGTCTGAGGTCAAATAGTCAAAATATGACTGATGTCAGAGCTAGGAGCGTATTTGAAAGTCTAAAGTAAGtaaaatacagatatttttAATAGTACTTTTGTTTCCGATTTctaacattgtgtttgtttgagtgttgCATTTAGAGTTAAAAGAACAAACATCAATTGTcgattaattattatttgagGTTATTAGTGTgttagagagtgagagacatagacagagacacttttcttttctacaCAGAATTTATTCAGAAACCCAGCAACAGATGAGACGTCGAGCTGACACAACGAGGTAAGATGTGCTGTGGCTCCCTCTTTAGGTCATTTAATCTCATTACAGTATCAGCACTCCTTGGTATAAATCTCTAGTGGTATTTTTTCTATATGCCTCAGCAGGAGAAAAGATGGATTTCGAGGCAT
Protein-coding sequences here:
- the uts2r4 gene encoding urotensin-2 receptor: MNCTPNATIVPELGLVLSPGAGDGGSQESDGGGGGGSGGLWVTSLLGATLMIMCAMGVVGNTYTLIITRSAALRRTGSMYVYIINLALADLLYLSTIPFVVCTYFAHDWLFGEAGCRILLSLDLLTMHASVFILVAMSLERYRAVAKPFSAHRSSSRKRRLAAWIIWGLSFVLTLPMMVMIRLREGKITAAGLVKRICFPTWTPEAFKAYITALFLTSVLVPGLIIVGLYVGLASRYWAVQASFGGSSQSTRRRGLKQKVVSMIFSIVVAYWVCFLPFWGWQLAKLFSPESLRSLSPAAHNYVNFFVTCLTYGNSCINPFLYTLLTRNYKDYLAQKGQSVGSSRADPVSAVTTPLQEL